A genomic segment from [Flavobacterium] thermophilum encodes:
- the map_1 gene encoding Methionine aminopeptidase 1, with protein MIHVKTEREIQLMREAGKLLAACHQEIAKRIGPGVTTMEIDRFVETFLAKYGAKPEQKGYRGYPYATCASINDEICHGFPRNEPLKEGDIVTIDFVVNLRGALADSAWTYAIGDVGKDVEKLLNVTEQSLYKGIEQAVLGNRIGDIGHAIQTYVEAHGFSVVRDFTGHGIGPTIHEEPYVPHFGEKGKGMRLKEGMVITIEPMVNMGAWQSKMDPNGWTARTIDGSYSAQYEHTIAITKNGPLILTTPA; from the coding sequence ATGATTCACGTCAAAACGGAACGGGAAATTCAATTGATGCGCGAGGCGGGGAAACTCTTGGCCGCCTGTCATCAAGAGATCGCCAAACGCATCGGACCGGGCGTCACAACGATGGAAATCGACCGGTTCGTTGAAACGTTTTTGGCCAAATACGGCGCCAAACCGGAACAAAAAGGATACCGCGGCTATCCGTATGCGACATGCGCTTCCATTAACGATGAAATTTGCCACGGGTTTCCGCGCAACGAACCGCTCAAGGAAGGCGATATCGTCACGATCGATTTTGTCGTCAATTTGCGCGGAGCGCTCGCCGATTCCGCCTGGACGTACGCCATCGGCGACGTCGGCAAAGACGTGGAAAAGCTGCTTAACGTCACCGAGCAGTCGCTCTATAAAGGAATCGAGCAAGCCGTTCTCGGCAATCGGATCGGCGACATCGGCCACGCCATTCAAACGTACGTCGAAGCGCACGGCTTTTCCGTCGTACGCGATTTCACCGGACACGGCATCGGCCCGACGATTCACGAAGAGCCGTATGTCCCCCACTTCGGCGAAAAAGGAAAAGGGATGCGTTTAAAGGAGGGGATGGTCATCACGATCGAACCGATGGTCAACATGGGGGCATGGCAAAGCAAAATGGATCCGAACGGCTGGACGGCGCGAACGATCGACGGCTCGTATTCAGCGCAATATGAACATACGATCGCCATTACAAAAAACGGGCCGCTCATTTTAACGACGCCGGCGTAA
- a CDS encoding Uncharacterized conserved protein, with translation MLRSFTIRTAKRDDMIDITSFVEETVRQANVTEGIAVVYCPHTTAGITINENADPDVKRDMMRRFDETYPWEHPLDRHMEGNTAAHMKASTVGASQHVIIHEGRLLLGRWQGVYFCEYDGPRQRTLYVKVIEG, from the coding sequence ATGCTTCGTTCGTTTACAATCCGCACGGCAAAGCGGGATGACATGATCGACATTACTTCATTCGTCGAGGAGACGGTGCGCCAGGCTAACGTGACGGAAGGGATCGCTGTCGTTTATTGTCCGCATACAACGGCTGGCATCACCATTAACGAAAACGCGGATCCAGATGTCAAGCGCGACATGATGCGCCGTTTTGATGAAACGTATCCGTGGGAGCATCCGCTTGACCGCCATATGGAAGGAAACACGGCCGCTCATATGAAAGCGAGCACGGTTGGCGCGTCGCAGCACGTCATTATTCACGAAGGCCGGCTGCTGCTTGGACGCTGGCAAGGTGTGTATTTTTGTGAATACGATGGGCCGCGCCAGCGGACGTTGTATGTGAAGGTGATCGAAGGTTAG
- a CDS encoding metal-dependent hydrolase, whose product MAKRYENLDGVSTHKTWADFRRWQRERKQKQKDLSYVVPHVSPPQYERLQKPNGRPQLCWVGHSTFVVQLHGITIVTDPVWANWMGAAKRLTAPGVPLDKMPPVDVVLISHGHYDHLHFGSLRRLHGDPHIFVPEGLGRLFRRRGYRRVTELSWWETASFHGVSLTFVPAQHWTRRTLWDTNTSHWGGWVIEADDAPTVYFAGDSGYFRGFRDIGERFSVDYALLPIGAYEPEWFMGPQHTTPEEAVQAFLDCRARLFVPMHYGAFRLADDTPKEALDRLRAEWRRRGLEEERLLCLKLGEVIDAAQLAASGGCRRAELGGNKP is encoded by the coding sequence TTGGCCAAGCGCTATGAAAACTTAGACGGCGTCTCGACGCACAAAACATGGGCCGATTTCCGCCGCTGGCAGCGGGAGCGGAAACAAAAACAAAAAGATTTGTCCTACGTCGTGCCGCATGTTTCACCGCCTCAATACGAGCGGCTTCAGAAGCCGAACGGACGGCCGCAGCTCTGCTGGGTCGGCCATTCGACCTTTGTCGTTCAACTTCATGGCATCACCATCGTCACCGATCCCGTCTGGGCGAATTGGATGGGCGCGGCCAAACGCTTGACGGCTCCTGGTGTTCCGCTTGACAAGATGCCGCCCGTGGACGTTGTGCTCATTTCCCACGGCCACTATGACCATTTGCATTTCGGCAGCCTCCGCCGTTTGCACGGTGACCCGCACATATTCGTGCCCGAGGGGCTCGGCCGCTTGTTCCGCCGCCGCGGCTATCGCCGTGTCACCGAACTGTCATGGTGGGAAACGGCCTCCTTTCACGGCGTATCGCTCACATTTGTTCCCGCCCAACATTGGACGCGGCGAACGCTTTGGGATACGAATACGTCGCACTGGGGCGGGTGGGTCATTGAAGCGGACGACGCACCGACGGTTTATTTTGCTGGCGACAGCGGCTATTTCCGCGGCTTTCGCGACATCGGCGAGCGGTTTTCGGTCGACTATGCCCTCCTGCCGATCGGCGCGTATGAGCCGGAATGGTTTATGGGACCGCAGCACACGACGCCGGAAGAGGCGGTGCAGGCATTCCTTGACTGCCGCGCCCGTCTGTTTGTCCCGATGCATTACGGGGCGTTCCGCCTCGCCGACGATACGCCGAAAGAAGCACTCGACCGCCTACGGGCCGAGTGGCGGCGGCGCGGGTTGGAAGAGGAGCGCTTGCTTTGCTTGAAGCTCGGCGAGGTGATCGATGCCGCCCAACTAGCCGCAAGCGGGGGATGCAGACGTGCTGAATTGGGCGGAAACAAGCCATAA
- the fruA gene encoding EIIABC-Fru, with the protein MKITDLLTKETVILELQAKTKSEVIDELAAKLAEAGAVSDVEAFKRAIWAREQQSTTGVGDGIAIPHAKTAAVKRPAVAFGRSVEGIDYESLDGKPSHLFFMIAAPEGGEQTHLQALARLSSMLMDASFRAELENASSEEEVVRLLAAKESEEEAPSSQAAPTGGGRKVLAVTACPTGIAHTYMAADALKAKAAEMGVTIKVETNGSDGVKNALTAQEIEEATAIIVAADKQVEMDRFNGKHVIQVPVARAIREPEKLIEQALRQDAPIYRASSTARGSAGAVKPRTGFYKHLMNGVSNMLPFVVGGGILIALSFTFGIKAFDPNDPSYHPFAKALMDIGGGNAFALMIPVLAAFIAMSIADRPGFAPGMVGGFMAANGGAGFLGGLIAGFLAGYLVVGLRKLFSRLPQSLEGIKPVLLYPLFGIFLTGMIMMYIVIDPVKALNEGLKHWLEGMGTANLVLLGVVLGGMMAVDMGGPINKAAFTFGIAMIDAGNYAPHAAIMAGGMVPPLGLALATTFFKKKFTKAEREAGKTCYIMGASFITEGAIPFAAADPVRVIPSIIVGSAVAGALTMLFGIGLPAPHGGIFVIPIVKGSAWLYILAILIGSIVTALMVGLWKKEVKE; encoded by the coding sequence ATGAAAATCACCGATTTGTTGACAAAAGAAACGGTCATTCTTGAGCTTCAGGCGAAGACAAAGAGCGAAGTGATTGATGAATTGGCCGCGAAACTCGCCGAGGCGGGGGCGGTCAGCGATGTGGAGGCGTTCAAACGAGCGATTTGGGCGCGCGAACAACAAAGCACGACCGGCGTCGGGGATGGCATCGCCATTCCGCACGCCAAAACGGCGGCGGTCAAGCGCCCGGCCGTGGCGTTCGGCCGTTCCGTGGAAGGCATTGATTATGAGTCGCTCGATGGCAAGCCAAGCCATTTGTTTTTCATGATCGCCGCGCCAGAAGGAGGGGAGCAGACGCATTTGCAAGCGTTGGCCCGATTGTCTTCGATGCTGATGGATGCATCGTTCCGCGCCGAGCTTGAAAACGCTTCAAGCGAAGAGGAAGTCGTTCGTTTGCTGGCGGCAAAAGAGAGCGAAGAGGAAGCGCCGTCGTCGCAGGCCGCACCGACTGGCGGTGGGCGGAAAGTGCTCGCCGTTACCGCTTGCCCGACCGGGATTGCCCATACGTATATGGCTGCCGATGCGCTGAAGGCGAAAGCGGCGGAAATGGGCGTGACGATCAAAGTCGAGACAAACGGCTCCGATGGAGTGAAAAACGCTCTGACGGCGCAGGAGATTGAAGAGGCAACGGCGATCATTGTCGCGGCCGATAAACAAGTCGAAATGGACCGCTTCAACGGCAAACACGTCATTCAAGTGCCAGTCGCCCGTGCGATCCGCGAGCCGGAGAAGCTCATCGAGCAGGCGCTGCGCCAAGATGCACCGATTTATCGGGCGAGCAGCACGGCGCGAGGCAGCGCGGGAGCGGTGAAGCCGCGCACCGGTTTTTACAAACATTTGATGAACGGTGTTTCGAATATGCTTCCGTTCGTTGTCGGCGGCGGGATTTTGATCGCGCTTTCCTTCACTTTCGGCATTAAAGCGTTCGACCCCAACGACCCGTCGTACCATCCGTTTGCCAAAGCGTTGATGGATATCGGCGGCGGCAATGCGTTCGCCTTAATGATTCCCGTGCTTGCCGCGTTTATCGCGATGAGCATCGCTGACCGGCCGGGATTTGCGCCGGGGATGGTCGGCGGCTTTATGGCGGCCAACGGCGGCGCTGGTTTCCTCGGCGGATTGATTGCTGGTTTCCTAGCCGGGTATTTGGTCGTCGGATTACGGAAACTGTTCAGCCGCCTGCCGCAGTCGTTAGAAGGCATTAAACCGGTGCTGTTGTATCCGCTGTTCGGCATTTTCCTGACTGGCATGATTATGATGTATATTGTCATCGATCCGGTGAAAGCGCTGAATGAAGGGTTGAAACATTGGCTCGAAGGTATGGGAACGGCGAACTTAGTGCTGCTTGGCGTGGTGTTAGGCGGCATGATGGCAGTCGATATGGGCGGTCCGATTAACAAAGCAGCGTTTACGTTCGGAATCGCCATGATCGACGCCGGCAACTATGCGCCGCATGCGGCCATTATGGCCGGCGGGATGGTGCCGCCGCTCGGATTGGCACTGGCGACGACATTCTTCAAGAAGAAGTTTACGAAAGCCGAGCGCGAGGCCGGCAAAACGTGCTATATTATGGGGGCTTCGTTCATCACGGAAGGGGCGATTCCGTTTGCGGCGGCCGATCCGGTGCGGGTCATTCCGTCGATTATCGTCGGCTCAGCTGTAGCCGGGGCGCTGACGATGCTGTTTGGCATCGGACTTCCGGCGCCGCACGGCGGCATTTTCGTCATCCCGATCGTCAAAGGAAGCGCATGGCTTTACATCCTTGCCATTTTGATCGGCTCCATCGTCACGGCACTGATGGTCGGGCTGTGGAAAAAAGAAGTGAAAGAATAA
- the lacC gene encoding Tagatose-6-phosphate kinase gives MIYTCTLNPSVDYVVHVDELRVGELNRAMKTLTFPGGKGINVSRVLKRLGVDSTALGFIGGFTGGYIESELRKEGIACDFVHVPGQTRINVKLKAGRETEINGEGPMIADDNATQLIAKIGALSAGDVLVLAGSAPTSLSADMYERLAARAVKRRVRLVVDTSGPALERLLACRPFLAKPNHHELAELFGVSALTKEDIILYGRRLVERGVEHLIVSMGGAGAFYFGREATLFAEAPKGTVKNSVGAGDSMVAGFLAAYAGGKPIAEAFAYSVAAGSATAFSEDLCTKEEVETLVGRVRVVRL, from the coding sequence ATGATTTATACATGTACGTTAAATCCATCGGTTGACTATGTGGTTCATGTTGATGAATTGCGTGTCGGGGAATTGAACCGTGCGATGAAAACGTTGACATTCCCGGGCGGGAAAGGGATTAACGTGTCGCGTGTGTTGAAGCGCTTGGGTGTGGACAGCACGGCGCTTGGGTTCATCGGCGGATTTACCGGCGGGTACATTGAAAGCGAACTTCGGAAAGAAGGCATTGCCTGCGATTTTGTTCATGTCCCAGGGCAAACGCGCATTAACGTCAAACTGAAAGCGGGGCGGGAGACGGAAATTAACGGTGAAGGCCCGATGATTGCCGATGACAATGCAACGCAATTGATCGCGAAAATCGGAGCGCTTTCAGCTGGCGATGTGCTTGTTCTCGCTGGAAGCGCGCCGACGTCGCTGTCGGCGGACATGTACGAGCGATTGGCGGCTCGGGCGGTGAAGCGGCGCGTTCGCCTTGTTGTTGACACGAGCGGTCCGGCGCTCGAGAGGCTGCTCGCCTGCCGGCCGTTTTTGGCTAAGCCGAACCATCATGAGCTTGCTGAGCTGTTTGGCGTCTCTGCGCTGACGAAAGAAGACATCATCCTCTATGGCCGCCGGTTGGTTGAAAGAGGAGTAGAGCATCTCATCGTCTCGATGGGCGGCGCGGGGGCGTTTTACTTCGGCCGGGAAGCAACGCTGTTTGCTGAGGCGCCTAAAGGAACGGTGAAAAATTCAGTTGGGGCGGGCGATTCGATGGTTGCGGGCTTTTTAGCCGCCTATGCGGGCGGAAAACCGATCGCGGAAGCGTTCGCCTACAGCGTAGCGGCCGGAAGCGCAACGGCGTTTTCCGAAGACTTGTGCACGAAAGAGGAAGTGGAAACACTCGTCGGCCGCGTTCGCGTCGTGCGTTTATAA
- the glcR gene encoding HTH-type transcriptional repressor glcR: protein MLTEERHRLILELLAQKGVVKLQELVEATGSSESTIRRDLTQLETEKKLRRVHGGAALLQQKREELSVSEKSLKYIEEKRRIAAYAASLVQKGNCIYLDAGTTTWEMIPHLAGKEVIVVTNGVMHVERLLEHNVATYLIGGMIKPKTKALIGRGAIESLRQYRFDQCFIGANGVHYDYGYTTPDPEEALVKYTAMQLAQRAYVLADHSKLNESAFAKIADLHEAVLITDELDEEWQERYKAKTTVEVVAL, encoded by the coding sequence GTGTTGACCGAAGAGCGCCACCGCCTCATTTTGGAACTTTTGGCGCAAAAAGGAGTTGTCAAGCTGCAAGAGCTCGTAGAGGCGACCGGTTCGTCCGAGTCGACGATTCGCCGTGATTTGACGCAGCTTGAGACCGAAAAGAAACTGCGCCGCGTGCACGGCGGAGCGGCGTTGTTGCAGCAAAAACGTGAAGAGTTAAGCGTGTCGGAAAAATCGCTGAAATATATCGAAGAAAAGCGGCGGATCGCCGCCTATGCGGCCAGCTTGGTGCAAAAAGGAAACTGCATCTATTTGGATGCGGGAACGACAACGTGGGAAATGATTCCGCATTTGGCTGGCAAAGAGGTCATTGTGGTGACGAACGGCGTGATGCATGTCGAGCGGCTGCTTGAGCACAATGTGGCGACGTATTTGATCGGCGGCATGATCAAGCCGAAAACGAAGGCGTTGATCGGGCGCGGCGCCATCGAGTCGCTGCGGCAGTACCGCTTTGATCAATGTTTCATCGGCGCGAACGGTGTTCATTACGACTATGGTTATACGACGCCGGATCCGGAAGAGGCGCTCGTCAAATATACGGCCATGCAGCTGGCGCAACGCGCGTATGTGCTTGCGGATCATTCGAAGTTGAATGAAAGCGCGTTCGCCAAAATCGCCGATTTGCATGAGGCTGTATTAATTACGGATGAGTTGGATGAAGAGTGGCAAGAACGATACAAAGCAAAAACAACAGTAGAGGTTGTCGCCCTATGA
- the adrA gene encoding Probable diguanylate cyclase AdrA: MALNFKETEKIYIIIISFLGLSSFWINLDFFAQSLWDWVLIYMLVGSIILLNFFPISLPPKANSFSMDSSIYLAILFLYGISFTLKVLFIYSVVELFYRRKMSFWRHLFNFSMYCLMISGAYYSFLFFHGEIGKINYYNLLPYLVSLLVYFGINVILILLFFLCVGQIFKGALELGILKEACVSYSITLLLSLVLAILLWEAKYFGLFLLIILVTLLSFIFKKFLQLYQLVSNRANKDHLTGLYNHGFFKETLKEQFSDCKLLKQPLTLAFLDLDDFKKYNDRNGHLQGDRLLAFFGKLLQKAVEGTNFTVARYGGEEFAILMPNTTKEDAYAFLNRLRKEVNDTYFDGVEHIPYRCLSFSCGIAEMEKDMHESDELIHRADQALYYAKAQGKNNVQLYDKHNMCLDEIKFKQDLEALEQQVKFFLSKDVYTYRHSKRVFKYALEFGSRLDELTDHERQTLILGALIHDIGKIEVPRDILNKRGKLEKHEWEIIKKHVTWGREIVAAEKRFDDLLPLVELHHERYDGKGYPYGLKGEEIPKLARILCIIDSFDAMTTERPYQPTKTFEEALEEIERCAGTQFDPVYAAKFVAFVREHYLPLAEMEQLN; the protein is encoded by the coding sequence ATGGCGTTGAATTTTAAAGAAACAGAAAAAATTTATATTATCATAATTTCATTTTTAGGTTTGTCCAGCTTTTGGATTAATCTTGATTTCTTTGCTCAATCCCTTTGGGATTGGGTTTTAATTTATATGTTAGTTGGTTCCATTATTTTGTTGAATTTTTTTCCGATTAGTTTACCTCCTAAAGCTAATTCTTTCTCAATGGACTCATCTATTTATCTTGCTATTTTATTTTTATATGGCATTAGTTTTACTCTGAAAGTTTTGTTTATTTATAGTGTTGTGGAACTGTTTTACAGACGAAAAATGTCTTTTTGGAGACATTTATTTAATTTTTCAATGTATTGTTTGATGATATCAGGTGCCTATTATTCCTTTTTGTTTTTCCACGGAGAAATTGGAAAGATAAATTACTACAATCTCCTGCCTTATTTAGTTAGTTTACTGGTTTATTTCGGGATTAATGTTATTTTGATATTGCTTTTCTTTCTCTGCGTGGGTCAAATCTTTAAAGGGGCCCTAGAACTAGGAATTTTAAAAGAGGCATGTGTCAGCTATTCTATTACTCTATTACTTTCATTAGTTTTAGCTATTTTGTTATGGGAAGCAAAATACTTTGGGCTATTCTTACTGATTATTTTAGTGACATTGTTATCTTTTATCTTTAAAAAATTTTTGCAATTATACCAACTAGTCTCCAACCGCGCCAACAAAGACCACCTCACCGGCCTATACAACCACGGTTTTTTCAAAGAAACGCTCAAGGAGCAGTTTTCCGACTGCAAGCTGTTGAAACAGCCGTTGACCTTGGCATTTCTGGATTTGGACGATTTTAAAAAATACAATGACCGGAACGGGCATTTGCAAGGAGATCGTTTGTTGGCTTTTTTTGGGAAGCTGCTGCAAAAAGCGGTGGAAGGGACGAACTTCACGGTCGCCCGCTATGGCGGCGAAGAGTTTGCCATTTTAATGCCCAACACGACGAAAGAAGACGCGTACGCGTTTTTAAACCGGTTGCGCAAAGAAGTGAACGATACATATTTTGACGGCGTCGAGCATATTCCGTATCGTTGCCTGTCGTTTTCGTGCGGCATCGCCGAGATGGAAAAAGATATGCATGAAAGCGATGAGCTCATCCACCGCGCCGATCAGGCGCTTTATTACGCGAAGGCGCAAGGGAAAAACAACGTTCAGTTGTATGATAAACATAATATGTGCTTGGATGAAATTAAGTTTAAACAAGACTTGGAAGCGCTCGAGCAGCAAGTGAAGTTTTTTCTTTCAAAAGACGTCTATACATACCGCCATAGCAAACGAGTGTTTAAATATGCGTTGGAGTTTGGCAGTCGTCTTGATGAGTTGACCGACCATGAACGGCAGACGCTCATTTTAGGGGCGCTCATCCATGACATTGGCAAAATTGAAGTGCCACGCGATATTTTAAATAAGCGGGGAAAGTTGGAGAAGCATGAATGGGAGATCATTAAAAAGCACGTAACGTGGGGACGCGAGATTGTGGCGGCGGAGAAGCGGTTTGATGATTTGCTTCCGCTTGTCGAGCTGCATCACGAACGATATGATGGAAAAGGGTATCCGTACGGGCTGAAGGGGGAAGAAATCCCGAAATTGGCCCGCATTTTGTGTATTATCGACTCATTTGACGCCATGACGACCGAGCGGCCGTACCAGCCGACGAAAACGTTTGAAGAGGCGCTTGAGGAAATCGAGCGTTGCGCTGGGACGCAGTTTGATCCGGTCTATGCGGCGAAGTTTGTCGCGTTTGTGCGCGAGCATTATTTGCCGCTTGCCGAGATGGAGCAATTGAATTAA
- a CDS encoding Growth regulator — MDAEMLGSKDDKTYTRRISQVGNSLSVSIPKDLATMLNLNKGDEIEIYYDKERGEIVMKRANRIPKGVRPEVAMAMNRAISKYDEALRNLKYR; from the coding sequence ATGGACGCGGAAATGTTGGGAAGCAAGGATGACAAAACGTATACACGTCGGATTAGCCAAGTCGGGAATAGTTTGTCCGTTAGCATCCCGAAAGATTTAGCCACGATGCTAAACCTAAATAAAGGCGATGAAATCGAAATATATTACGACAAGGAACGAGGGGAAATCGTGATGAAACGCGCAAACCGAATTCCAAAAGGAGTCCGTCCTGAAGTCGCGATGGCGATGAACCGCGCGATCTCCAAATATGACGAAGCGCTGCGCAACTTGAAATATAGATAA